The genomic stretch CTCGGATGAACAGCAGCGTTGACCACaagttataaactcttttttttttattctggcgtatttttttataatacaacgcaTTAAGATCAATTAGctgtttcattacaaagcttGGAAATTGATCATCTGATCAATATTGCATTCTAGGCTTTCGTTTTAGCGCGCTTTTAACCACATTGTCACTGGTGAGTTAACCTACACGCATTATTAGAacggattgtttattattcttagtattgtgcaattttattaaatattagtgtaaatgaagtattgtagatatcagtgtaaatataactgtaaatatatcagtattaatacctgtattttgtgtttttaaagtgaTAACAATGAAGTTAGAGCTTGTTGGCGATGTaaggaacacaaataaaaaaggaagaccaTCCCAATTGCAAGACATTTCCCGACTAAATGGGAAACTTCATCTACCATATCCTCTTGAAGGTAGAAAAGTGAAGGATTGCGTCGTGTGTAGCAGCAGAGCACAAGGCGGCACCAGGAAAAGAgtgaagttttattgcaaaacttgtgaaaatgagcccggtcttcacatcggtgtttgttttgaaaagtaccattcatctcagatatttcaacaacatgatgacaactagcctgcagttaaatttgtattcggaacaataataagcagttttatttcttatcatgttataattatttactgtcacattattaatactcattgtaactcatgttagtttatagaaatataacatttccattgtaatacttttcgactacattattatttgcctttggacctttaaatccatttaactttttaaaaggcacagtatcaatgacgcgctgaaaataaatccgagctggtggggacgcaacaatgacatggctgctgtgtgcacgcaggcgccatagtggacagcaccgctgcccatccgatctgagtggacagtacgcgctaagtaaataatttatgtacatagtttagtttatttattgactttcatatttattcaattgacttacatgaaaaatatgtgcctaatatgtattttttaaggtttatatgctgtgatcattgtaaataattagctATGACTGTCAATTGCATTTCTATGGATTGCCTAACGACAATAAAaaccttgaatcttgaatcttaaaataatacGAGCCTACGAGAAGCTATATTTGGTcagcactgctgcccatccgagcggaaagggttaagaaatgtttcaattgttttgaacttttatttaagtaaataagaCCACCTGTAAACAATTATCAAGTTACTTGTGTTAATTCCATTGTTCAAGCTGTTTGATTTAAAACGAAATTATTTAACAGAATTGTTCTGTTTTCAATAGTGTGAGTAAAGTGATTAGAACTGCAAGAAAGTGTCCACCTATTGTATTATCCTAACATATTAACAAGGAGGAATCAGGATCACCAAACATCAAAATTAGACTTTTGGTTATAATACGTTTTTTTTAGAGTCCTTCAACATAAATGTATATGCGTACCGTACAGTATATAAGCAAACTATATCAATGTCATAAATATTAGGTAGAGTAAGAGAGCCAAATGCATAAATAAATGCATGAGAGCCATGTGTAGATGAAAGCAGGTTGACCGGTAAAAGTAAACCATATTAAATTCTTTCTTGAACTGGCCGAATAATTAGCTCGGTGACCTGAACATTAGGAGGTGTGCCTAGGACATAATGGACAGCATCTGCGATGTCCTTGGCATTGAGAGGTTCAAAGAATATGTTCAGCTCTTTGCCTTCTTTGAATGAATCAAGCATCGGTGTAGCTACTAAACCTGGActtatatttgtaactttaattttagacGTTTGTGATGCAAGATCCATTCTAAGACCTTCACTGATGACCTTGGCTGCATGCTTAGATGCTGAATATGGAGCAATACCAGGAAGGTTTGGAATCCAATGAGAGCAAATGCTGTTAATGTTGATTATATGACCATCAATGTTACGTGCTCTCATTGACTTGACTGCTTCTCGTGCACACGCTCCAGCAGCAAAAACATTCAGTTCAAATATCTTACGCCAATCTTCAAGGTTGCCATCAGGGATGTAGCTTGTTACAACACCTGCATTATTCACTAAAACATCTAAACCACCTAAATTTTCTGTTATCCACTGAAATGCTTTATTAAAATCCTTTTCTTTGGTGATGTCAGTTTTTATTGGATGGAAGGTGCCCGGTTTTCCTTTCAGCTTGTCCTTGATTTCAAGCAAATGGTCTTCCCTCCTGGCCAGACCCACCACTACCATGCCACTCTCCACCAGGTTCTCCACTATGGCAGCTCCTATACCAGCACTGGCTCCCGTCACAACAGCAACTCGTCCCTGCCACCTTTCcatcagtagcgtagccagaaatttcgttcggggggggtccgaaaccgggggacgtttttgtgtgttatttgccaatgagttcactggtaaaaggtaaatactaaaaaatatggagctttagtaactacgccttatagaaagtggaaagatgtaataggcaaattcaactctaccagcaactctagtaccacaaattctCTTGaaatagctacagaaactttacgaagttcaattctggccgaatagaaggcaccgaaatgatgttggattcactgcataagaaagaaaaagaacaaaacacgcttcactcaagcgtataattgacacaactatattctgtggagaaaatgaaataccccctcggggacattgggccactgacgaccaaaaaccctttagaaaaagagggcaattttcgagtgttgctcgggtacagatcaaactaacggtcggaaaatgcacctgAAAAACtttactgattagaagttcggctactttggatttcactgattgaggtatttatgaataaGTTATAATGAcgtttttgtatcattacactgtagacaagtatataattatcggaaaaaaaaaatcaaaaaaatcactttcggtcggaaataaaatacacctgaaaaactctaattattagaacttcaactacttcagACTTacgttattgaggtaaacgtggcacttttgattgagttaggacgacgatgtttttatcattaaacaGTACTcaactacctatataattatcgaaaaaaaaatcacttccggtcggtaaataccgaagaaaagctctctacaggtTCAAgctttgacgattttggatttcactggttgaggtaaagTGGTACTTATAGTTATGTTAGGACATCgattttaggtattaatgcaacgccaactaataaatatataattatcgagaaaaaaaacaaaaataatcacttccgttcggaatatactaaggaaaatgaaataataccctCAGTGAGTGAAATCcaaaagtagtcggaacttcttatcagcagagttttttccggtgtattatccgaccggaagtaatttttcaatttttcttcgataattatataggtattagtcggcgttcaattgatatctaaaatcaatgttctaacataattctaagtaccacttttatctcaacgactcaaccagtgaaatccaaaatctgaatcagtagagccttttctcggtattttccgaccggaagtgattttattgttttgtttctcgataatgaTATATGTATTAGTCTaacgttgaattaatacctaaaataaacgtcctaaacataattataagtaccacttttacctcaaccactcaaccagtgaaatccaaaatcgtcaaagcTTGAacctgtagagagcttttcttcggtattttaccgaccggaagtgattttttttcgataattatataggtacattatacagtttaatgataacaaaactcgtcgtcctaactcagtcgaaaacaccacatttacctcaatcactgaagtccaaattagttgaagttataatcagtagagttttttcaaGTGTACgagtattttccgaccgaaagtgattttttatatttttacgataattatatacacgtctacagtttaatgacacctaaaatcaacgtcgtaactttattctaagcagtcattttacgtcctcaaaacgaatttgaacgaaagtggtcgctaatttaaactgttcgccgtgttacggtttcaggttactttgcgacgtcacgtgaccgcgccctatagaaataacgtgattacactacacttccgaaaggccgagcccaaaagtatcgttttgatactttatgatttaaaacgaaaggacaattatatttttaacaacggtcactgtaatcaattaaatcaatcaatttaatgtttgtagacaatagtaatgataactctcctttttttctcctgctccatgatttattttttaagatgtcttaaaatttcggggggggtccggaccccctggaccccccccttcgctacgccactgcttTCCATATTTGTTCAGTTCTGTATTTGCAGGAACAGGGGACTAATTAGTTTTAAACGTCTCAGCTGATGTGTTCGTCACTGGGGTAGAGAGAAACATCCTCAGGAAGATTTCTACATTAGGATAAATTTCCCGTAGGCCACTTTCTTTAAGCCATTTGCAGAGATAGTGGATTTTTAGTTTCAAGGTTGTTGGCTATGAAGTGTGATTTCAGATGAACAAGTTCTTCAAAAATCTAAGGCTCTAAATCATTATGTAAAACATCAACAagttttttactttcaatttctAGTTGTGTCGTTCGTTGAAGTCCACAGTGTTATTTATTAAGCCTTTTTAATAACCCTGGTCTGGCTGGCATCTAaaggcggtttgtggaactgctgaaacaGTAGACTGATAGGCCTCTTGGTGTGCTTCCAGgatgcgcaaaaggcccttgaatCTCAAGTGCATGGCAATAGATCGCCCTATTGAAGAAGAACCCTTTTAATGCTGATGATCGTTATAGCGATCATTCCTtattttcttccatattttatatagGTCTTTGATtcctattaaaattttgtaataaatcataatatattcCCTCTAAAGTCTCTAAGGAATGTAATGAAACCTTGTTAATCCTCTTTGGAGTTTACTCTATGGATTACATTCTATGAGTGCATTTTAGACAAAATGGACCTGGTATTTTTAACATATCTACTACATCATAGCTTAGCATCATTTGCTACACTACGAAAAATcactctggcactaaaagggttaagaagTTATATGAACAAATATGCAATACATTTGTAAagtctttctttaaaaataagttagttATTGGATTTTCCTgttcttttaaaaagaaaaactctaCAAGTAACATTACTACTGATAGTGAAAATGGCCTTGCAAATTGCACCATACATTAAGCATTGTGCATTAACCATTGAATCATACATTGCAATAACATACAAGTATTAACGAACATATACAATACCTACTGTAAAAGTTTTCTCAATATAAAGTCATAAAATTTGGTGAATAGTATTACATGTATAACAAATGTATAGTATAAACATGTTTAAgacttataaatgttttgtaccgACTTATTAATCTGaagttaatttttacataaaaagaaatGTCATTTAATATCGCCACGTAAACAAGGGGTTACTGAACTAATATACAATTAGATATGTTCATAGTACATATAAATagctac from Homalodisca vitripennis isolate AUS2020 chromosome 2, UT_GWSS_2.1, whole genome shotgun sequence encodes the following:
- the LOC124355585 gene encoding farnesol dehydrogenase-like; its protein translation is MERWQGRVAVVTGASAGIGAAIVENLVESGMVVVGLARREDHLLEIKDKLKGKPGTFHPIKTDITKEKDFNKAFQWITENLGGLDVLVNNAGVVTSYIPDGNLEDWRKIFELNVFAAGACAREAVKSMRARNIDGHIININSICSHWIPNLPGIAPYSASKHAAKVISEGLRMDLASQTSKIKVTNISPGLVATPMLDSFKEGKELNIFFEPLNAKDIADAVHYVLGTPPNVQVTELIIRPVQERI